The following are encoded together in the Micromonospora lupini genome:
- the trxB gene encoding thioredoxin-disulfide reductase has protein sequence MDEVRNLIIIGSGPAGYTAAVYAARANLKPLIIEGVQSGGALMTTTEVENFPGFADGILGPELMDNMRKQAERFGAEFLTDDVTRVELVDTGDSGAGAVSTVWVGETAYRARSVILSTGSAWRPLGVPGEQEYLGHGVSSCATCDGFFFRNQHIVVVGGGDSAMEEASFLTRFADSVTIIHRRDSFRASKIMADRALSNEKIKVEWNSTVEEVLGADGKVTGVRVRNVHTGESKVLDVTGVFVAIGHDPRSELFQGQVELDDEGYVKVQAPGTRTNVPGVFAAGDVVDHTYRQAITAAGTGCAAALDAERFIATLS, from the coding sequence GTGGACGAGGTCCGCAACCTGATCATCATCGGCTCCGGCCCGGCCGGTTACACGGCGGCGGTCTATGCGGCGCGCGCCAACCTGAAGCCGCTGATCATTGAGGGCGTGCAGTCCGGTGGCGCGCTGATGACCACGACCGAGGTGGAGAACTTCCCGGGCTTCGCCGACGGCATCCTCGGCCCCGAGCTGATGGACAACATGCGCAAGCAGGCCGAGCGGTTCGGCGCCGAGTTCCTCACCGACGACGTGACCCGGGTCGAGCTCGTCGACACCGGCGACTCCGGCGCCGGCGCGGTGAGCACCGTGTGGGTCGGCGAGACCGCCTACCGGGCCCGCTCCGTCATCCTCTCCACCGGTTCGGCCTGGCGTCCGCTGGGCGTGCCGGGCGAGCAGGAGTACCTGGGCCACGGTGTCTCCTCGTGCGCCACCTGTGACGGCTTCTTCTTCCGGAACCAGCACATCGTGGTCGTCGGCGGCGGTGACTCGGCGATGGAGGAGGCCAGCTTCCTCACCCGCTTCGCCGACTCGGTGACAATCATCCACAGGCGTGACTCGTTCCGGGCCAGCAAGATCATGGCCGACCGGGCGCTGAGCAACGAGAAGATCAAGGTCGAGTGGAACAGCACAGTCGAAGAGGTCCTGGGGGCCGACGGCAAGGTCACCGGCGTCCGGGTCCGCAACGTGCACACCGGCGAGAGCAAGGTGCTGGACGTGACAGGCGTGTTCGTGGCCATCGGTCACGACCCGCGCAGTGAGCTGTTCCAGGGCCAGGTCGAGCTGGACGACGAGGGGTACGTGAAGGTCCAGGCCCCCGGTACGCGGACGAACGTCCCCGGTGTCTTCGCCGCCGGTGACGTGGTCGACCACACCTACCGCCAGGCGATCACCGCGGCCGGCACCGGCTGTGCCGCCGCGCTCGACGCCGAGCGGTTCATCGCGACGCTCAGCTGA
- the trxA gene encoding thioredoxin, with product MGNTKAVTDASFVADVLQADKPVLVDFWAEWCGPCRKVSPLLEEIAGEMGDQVTIVKLNIDENPETARAYRVMSVPTLTVFKNGQPVQSIAGAKPKGELVRLIESAL from the coding sequence GTGGGAAATACCAAGGCGGTCACGGACGCGAGTTTCGTCGCTGACGTGCTGCAGGCCGACAAGCCGGTGCTGGTGGACTTCTGGGCCGAGTGGTGCGGGCCGTGCCGCAAGGTGTCGCCGCTGCTCGAGGAGATCGCGGGCGAGATGGGCGACCAGGTCACCATCGTCAAGCTCAACATCGACGAGAACCCGGAGACCGCCCGGGCCTACCGGGTCATGTCGGTACCGACCCTCACCGTCTTCAAGAACGGCCAGCCCGTGCAGTCGATCGCCGGCGCCAAGCCGAAGGGCGAGCTGGTCCGGCTCATCGAGTCGGCCCTCTGA
- a CDS encoding N-acetylmuramoyl-L-alanine amidase, whose product MRPIRAGDRGPAVTEIRTILTGLDLLAAAGSPTDEFDLDTERAVRAFQQSRGLSVDGRVGSETWGALDAARWRLGARTLYHAIPEPLTGEDVRSLQERLLEMGYDVGRADAIYGIRTSRAVAQFQREVGLTPDGSCGPHTMDALRRIGRKVVGGRPQWLRESDAIRQSGPALVGKTVVIDPGHGGTDPGMVVPDGPLRWTEADLVHDLASRLEGRLAASGVRVQLTRGPAPDKCLPDTDRALLANSLGADVFISLHLDGHANPDAEGVATYHYGTDNGVTSATGERLAGLVQREIVARTGLRDCRTHAKAWDLLRLTRMPAVRVEVGYLTSPVDRARLVDPLFRDRVVEAIVAAVQRMYYPIERDVPTGSLDVSELRTVVTAGTVVD is encoded by the coding sequence GTGCGTCCGATCCGAGCCGGAGACCGGGGACCCGCGGTCACGGAGATCCGTACCATCCTCACCGGCCTCGACCTGCTCGCCGCCGCCGGTTCGCCCACCGACGAGTTCGACCTGGACACCGAACGCGCGGTCCGGGCGTTCCAGCAGTCCCGTGGGCTCAGCGTGGACGGCCGGGTCGGCTCCGAGACCTGGGGCGCGTTGGACGCCGCCCGCTGGCGGCTCGGCGCCCGCACCCTCTACCACGCGATCCCCGAGCCGCTCACCGGCGAGGACGTCCGGTCGCTGCAGGAACGGCTCCTGGAAATGGGGTACGACGTCGGCCGCGCCGACGCCATCTACGGCATCCGGACCTCCCGGGCGGTGGCCCAGTTCCAGCGTGAGGTCGGGCTCACCCCCGACGGCTCCTGCGGGCCGCACACGATGGACGCGCTGCGCCGGATCGGTCGCAAGGTCGTCGGCGGTCGCCCCCAGTGGCTTCGCGAGTCCGACGCGATCCGCCAGTCCGGGCCGGCGCTGGTCGGCAAGACGGTGGTCATCGACCCCGGGCACGGCGGCACCGACCCGGGCATGGTCGTGCCGGACGGGCCGCTGCGCTGGACTGAGGCGGACCTCGTACACGACCTGGCGAGCCGGCTGGAGGGGCGGCTCGCCGCGTCCGGAGTGCGGGTCCAGCTCACCCGCGGCCCGGCGCCCGACAAGTGCCTGCCGGACACCGACCGGGCGCTCCTGGCGAACTCACTCGGCGCCGACGTGTTCATCTCGCTGCACCTGGACGGACACGCCAACCCGGACGCGGAGGGGGTGGCGACCTACCACTACGGCACCGACAACGGGGTGACCTCGGCGACCGGTGAGCGGCTGGCCGGATTGGTGCAGCGGGAGATCGTGGCGCGGACCGGGTTGCGGGACTGCCGTACGCACGCCAAGGCGTGGGACCTGCTGCGGCTGACGCGGATGCCGGCGGTCCGCGTCGAGGTCGGCTACCTCACCTCGCCCGTGGACCGTGCCCGGCTCGTCGACCCCCTGTTCCGGGACCGGGTGGTGGAGGCGATCGTGGCGGCGGTGCAGCGGATGTACTACCCGATCGAACGGGACGTGCCGACAGGCTCGCTCGACGTCAGTGAGCTGCGTACGGTGGTGACCGCCGGCACGGTGGTCGACTGA
- a CDS encoding GNAT family N-acetyltransferase — MSRRLVSLTLDTLEDLPRPCRQCVYWELDPVSADRACAAGDPGLEKEAWVSQTLLEWGSCGKLAYVDGMPAGFVMYAPPAYVPRSMAFPTSPVSADAALLMTANVVAAFAGGGLGRMLVQGVARDLTKRGIKAIEAFGDAKFGDADDPAGGCVAPADFFLSVGFKTVRPHPRFPRLRLELRTALSWKSDVEYALEKLLGSMSPETLLRPVRPAPATRSTGG; from the coding sequence ATGTCGCGACGTCTGGTCAGCCTGACCCTCGACACCCTGGAGGATCTGCCGCGTCCCTGTCGCCAGTGCGTCTACTGGGAGCTGGATCCGGTCTCCGCCGACCGGGCCTGCGCCGCCGGTGACCCGGGCCTGGAGAAGGAGGCGTGGGTCTCCCAGACCCTGCTGGAGTGGGGCTCCTGCGGCAAGCTCGCGTACGTCGACGGCATGCCGGCGGGCTTCGTGATGTACGCGCCGCCCGCCTACGTCCCCCGCTCGATGGCCTTCCCGACCTCGCCGGTCTCCGCGGACGCCGCCCTGTTGATGACCGCCAACGTGGTCGCCGCGTTCGCCGGTGGCGGGTTGGGCCGGATGTTGGTGCAGGGAGTCGCCCGGGACCTGACGAAGCGGGGGATCAAGGCGATCGAGGCGTTCGGCGACGCCAAGTTCGGTGACGCGGACGACCCGGCCGGCGGGTGCGTGGCACCGGCAGACTTCTTCCTCTCCGTCGGCTTCAAGACGGTACGTCCGCATCCCCGGTTCCCACGGCTGCGTCTTGAGTTGCGCACCGCGCTGAGCTGGAAGTCCGACGTCGAGTACGCGTTGGAGAAGCTGCTCGGGTCGATGAGCCCGGAGACCCTGCTCCGGCCCGTCCGCCCCGCCCCGGCCACCCGCTCGACTGGTGGTTGA
- a CDS encoding PLP-dependent aminotransferase family protein — protein MTGTTLDDYTDRYARRVRGMTASEIRALFAVASRPEVVSLAGGAPYIAALPLDAVGEMLGRLGSEHGTTTLQYGIGQGTLELRERICEVMSLSGIDAACGASPEDVVVTVGGQQALDLVARLFLDPGDVVLAEGPTYVGALGVFQAAQAQVVHVPMDADGLIPEALETAITDLARAGRRVKFLYTIPTYQNPAGVTLSEERRERVLDICERAGLLVIEDDPYGQLGFEGEAPAPLRARRREGVFYLSTFSKTFAPGLRVGWILAPHAVRDKLVIASEAQILCPSSYAQAAVATYLGTMPWRQQLKVYREVYRERRDALLDALADLMPEGTSWTTPAGGLFVWATLPDGLDSKAMMPRAIAARVAYVPGTGFYADGTGTDAMRLNFSFPPPERIREGVRRLAGVMEQEIATRRVFGAVGGAAGRRGRPGSDVPGPDLA, from the coding sequence ATGACCGGCACGACACTCGACGACTACACCGACCGGTACGCCAGGCGGGTACGCGGGATGACCGCCTCCGAGATCCGAGCACTCTTCGCGGTGGCCAGTCGACCCGAGGTCGTCTCCCTCGCCGGCGGCGCCCCGTACATCGCCGCGCTGCCGCTCGACGCGGTCGGCGAGATGCTGGGTCGGCTCGGCTCCGAACACGGCACGACCACCCTGCAGTACGGCATCGGGCAGGGCACCCTGGAGCTGCGCGAACGGATCTGCGAGGTGATGTCGCTCTCCGGGATCGACGCCGCGTGCGGCGCCTCACCGGAGGACGTGGTGGTCACGGTGGGCGGGCAGCAGGCGCTCGACCTGGTGGCCCGGCTCTTCCTCGACCCCGGCGACGTGGTGCTCGCCGAGGGCCCGACGTACGTCGGCGCGCTCGGGGTGTTCCAGGCCGCCCAGGCGCAGGTGGTGCACGTGCCGATGGACGCCGACGGGCTGATCCCCGAGGCGTTGGAGACGGCAATCACCGACCTCGCCCGCGCCGGCCGGCGGGTCAAGTTCCTCTACACCATCCCCACCTACCAGAACCCGGCCGGCGTGACGCTCAGCGAGGAACGCCGGGAACGCGTCCTCGACATCTGCGAGCGCGCCGGCCTGCTCGTGATCGAGGACGACCCGTACGGCCAGCTGGGTTTCGAGGGTGAGGCCCCGGCCCCGCTGCGGGCCCGGCGGCGCGAGGGCGTCTTCTACCTCAGCACCTTCTCCAAGACGTTCGCCCCCGGCCTGCGGGTCGGCTGGATCCTGGCGCCCCACGCGGTCCGCGACAAGCTTGTCATCGCCAGCGAGGCGCAGATCCTCTGCCCCAGCAGTTACGCGCAGGCCGCCGTGGCCACCTACCTCGGCACCATGCCGTGGCGGCAACAGCTCAAGGTCTACCGCGAGGTCTACCGCGAACGTCGCGACGCGCTGCTCGACGCGCTGGCCGATCTGATGCCCGAGGGCACCAGCTGGACGACCCCCGCCGGCGGCCTCTTCGTCTGGGCCACCCTGCCGGACGGGCTCGACTCGAAGGCAATGATGCCGCGTGCCATCGCCGCCCGGGTCGCCTACGTGCCAGGCACCGGCTTCTACGCCGACGGCACGGGCACCGACGCCATGCGGCTGAACTTCAGCTTCCCGCCCCCGGAGCGGATCCGCGAAGGCGTCCGCCGACTGGCCGGCGTCATGGAGCAGGAGATCGCGACGCGACGCGTCTTCGGCGCCGTGGGCGGTGCCGCCGGGCGGCGTGGCCGGCCCGGCTCCGACGTGCCGGGTCCTGACTTGGCATGA
- a CDS encoding D-alanine--D-alanine ligase family protein: protein MGTTAAERFSVTASAVAADLRVLVLAGGLSYERDVSLRSGRRVLDALRAVGVEAELRDADVALLPALKADPPDAVVIALHGATGEDGSLRGVLDLCGIPYVGCDARASRLAWDKPSAKAVLREAGIPTPDWVALPHDRFSELGAVAVLDRIADRLGLPLMVKPAQGGSGLGAAVVRDAASLPAAMVGCFAYDSTALVERYVPGIDVAVSVIDLGDGPQALPPVEIVPRNGVYDYAARYTAGRTTWHAPARLEPDVAASVADVALAAHTALGLRDLSRVDVIVDAAGRPHVLEVNVSPGMTETSLLPLAVQAAGLDFGRLLGSLVTRAAARVTA, encoded by the coding sequence ATGGGTACGACCGCCGCCGAGCGCTTCTCCGTGACCGCTTCCGCCGTCGCGGCCGACCTGCGTGTGCTGGTGCTCGCCGGCGGGCTCTCCTACGAACGGGACGTCTCGCTGCGCTCCGGTCGCCGGGTGCTCGACGCGCTGCGTGCCGTAGGCGTCGAGGCCGAGCTGCGGGATGCCGACGTGGCGCTCCTGCCCGCCCTCAAGGCCGACCCGCCGGACGCGGTCGTGATCGCCCTGCACGGCGCCACCGGAGAGGACGGCTCGCTGCGGGGCGTGCTGGACCTGTGCGGCATCCCGTACGTCGGCTGTGACGCCCGAGCCTCCCGACTCGCGTGGGACAAACCCTCCGCCAAGGCGGTTCTGCGCGAGGCCGGCATCCCCACGCCCGACTGGGTGGCCCTGCCGCACGACCGCTTCTCCGAACTGGGCGCGGTCGCCGTACTGGACCGGATCGCCGACCGGCTCGGCCTGCCGCTGATGGTCAAGCCGGCGCAGGGCGGCTCCGGCCTGGGCGCCGCGGTGGTCCGCGACGCCGCGTCACTTCCGGCCGCGATGGTCGGCTGCTTCGCGTACGACTCGACGGCTCTGGTGGAGCGGTACGTGCCCGGCATCGACGTGGCGGTCTCCGTGATCGACCTCGGGGACGGCCCGCAGGCGCTGCCGCCTGTGGAGATCGTGCCGCGCAACGGCGTGTACGACTACGCCGCCCGCTACACCGCCGGTCGGACCACGTGGCACGCCCCGGCCCGGCTGGAGCCGGACGTGGCCGCCTCGGTGGCCGACGTGGCCCTCGCGGCGCACACCGCGCTCGGTCTGCGGGACCTGTCCCGGGTCGACGTGATCGTGGATGCCGCCGGCCGGCCGCACGTGCTGGAGGTCAACGTCTCGCCCGGCATGACGGAGACGTCGCTGCTGCCGCTGGCCGTCCAGGCCGCCGGCCTGGACTTCGGCCGCCTCCTCGGCTCGCTCGTCACCCGGGCCGCCGCCCGCGTCACGGCCTGA
- a CDS encoding ParA family protein produces MRQPLGRRNTAAAVRFEPAVPHQPTAAATRDAAPVVPDVPVASTESLAAVAADPTYVSRETPTREEDDPPLAMEAMRAVQILNPSGEVTMPRPDRTRVMCVANQKGGVGKTTTTVNLAVALALHGNRVLVVDLDPQGNASTGLNVPHHTGIPDVYDCLINSVPLSEVAQAVEGIPNLWCVPATIDLAGAEIELVSVVARESRLDRAIAAYPGQFDYVFIDCPPSLGLLTVNALVAAQEVLIPIQCEYYALEGLNQLINNINLVRQHLNPKLDVSTILLTMYDRRTRLADAVEQDVRNHFGDKVLQAVIPRNVRVSEAPSYGQSVMTYDPGSRGATSYFEAAQEIAERGVKEPVGRNA; encoded by the coding sequence GTGCGACAGCCGCTCGGTCGACGGAACACGGCTGCGGCGGTTCGCTTCGAGCCGGCAGTGCCGCACCAGCCGACCGCCGCGGCGACACGCGACGCCGCGCCGGTGGTCCCCGACGTACCTGTCGCGTCGACCGAGTCGCTGGCCGCGGTCGCGGCCGACCCCACGTACGTTTCACGTGAAACCCCGACGCGCGAAGAGGATGACCCACCGTTGGCTATGGAGGCGATGCGCGCCGTGCAGATCCTGAATCCCAGTGGCGAGGTGACCATGCCTCGACCGGACCGGACCCGGGTCATGTGCGTCGCCAACCAGAAGGGCGGCGTGGGTAAGACCACGACCACGGTCAACCTCGCGGTGGCACTCGCCCTGCATGGCAACCGGGTGCTCGTGGTCGACCTCGACCCGCAGGGCAATGCCTCGACGGGCCTCAACGTGCCGCACCACACCGGCATCCCCGACGTCTACGACTGCCTGATCAACAGTGTGCCGCTCTCGGAGGTGGCGCAGGCGGTCGAGGGCATCCCCAACCTGTGGTGCGTACCCGCCACGATCGACCTCGCGGGCGCGGAGATCGAGCTGGTGTCGGTGGTGGCGCGAGAGTCGCGCCTCGACCGCGCGATCGCCGCCTACCCGGGCCAGTTCGACTACGTCTTCATCGACTGCCCGCCCTCGCTCGGCCTGCTCACGGTCAACGCACTGGTCGCCGCGCAGGAGGTGCTGATCCCGATCCAGTGCGAGTACTACGCGCTGGAGGGGCTCAACCAGTTGATCAACAACATCAACCTGGTGCGGCAACACCTCAACCCGAAGCTCGACGTGTCCACAATCCTGCTCACCATGTACGACAGGCGTACCCGCCTCGCGGACGCGGTCGAACAGGACGTCCGGAACCACTTCGGCGACAAGGTCCTCCAGGCGGTCATCCCCCGCAACGTGCGCGTCTCCGAGGCACCGAGCTACGGCCAGTCCGTGATGACCTACGATCCCGGTTCGCGGGGCGCCACGAGTTACTTCGAGGCTGCCCAGGAGATCGCCGAGCGGGGCGTCAAGGAGCCGGTGGGCCGGAATGCGTAG
- the rsmG gene encoding 16S rRNA (guanine(527)-N(7))-methyltransferase RsmG — translation MAPAALTLFGDRLDLAAAYAEILATDGVVRGLIGPREAPRIWDRHLLNCAAVIERIPTDARVLDVGSGAGLPGLVLAIARPDLTVTLIEPLARRTSFLIEVVERLGLTRSVRVFRGRADEAASGSSGREPISGDVVTARAVAPLDRLATWCLPLAVRGGRLLALKGSSAAAEIEEHADVVARFGGGEAAVHLCGVGVIDPPTTVVEIVRERMVGPARPAAAKRSRGGRARRR, via the coding sequence CTGGCCCCGGCGGCACTGACCCTCTTCGGTGACCGGCTCGACCTGGCCGCCGCGTACGCCGAAATCCTGGCCACCGACGGCGTGGTCCGCGGTCTGATCGGTCCACGCGAGGCGCCTCGGATCTGGGACCGTCACCTTCTCAACTGCGCCGCGGTGATCGAGCGCATTCCGACCGACGCGCGCGTGCTCGACGTGGGCTCCGGCGCCGGTCTGCCCGGTCTGGTGCTGGCCATCGCGCGCCCCGACCTGACGGTGACCCTGATCGAGCCGCTGGCCCGGCGGACGTCGTTCCTGATCGAGGTAGTGGAGCGACTCGGCCTGACCCGGTCGGTACGTGTGTTCCGCGGCCGGGCCGACGAAGCCGCCAGCGGTTCGAGTGGCCGGGAACCGATAAGCGGCGACGTGGTGACGGCCCGCGCGGTCGCACCGCTGGACCGGTTGGCGACCTGGTGTCTCCCGCTCGCCGTGCGAGGCGGGCGGCTGTTGGCGCTCAAGGGATCGTCCGCCGCTGCGGAGATCGAGGAGCACGCCGACGTCGTGGCGCGGTTCGGTGGCGGGGAGGCCGCCGTACACCTCTGTGGTGTCGGGGTGATCGACCCGCCCACGACCGTGGTGGAGATCGTCCGCGAGCGGATGGTCGGCCCGGCCCGGCCGGCCGCTGCCAAGCGCTCCCGCGGCGGGCGGGCGCGCCGCCGCTGA
- a CDS encoding protein jag, which yields MDGDETEVDETEADGDDTEATGGGREKKAVGESDLFRQSEIAADYVEGLLDILDYDGDIDELVAGGRPVVEVVGARLQNLVGQRGATLEALQELTRLAIFRQTGTPSRLLLDVGGYRANRRKELAAVAKNAVEKVKEYGEPVRLEAMSAFERKCVHDVVNAMAGVESESEGVEPNRRIVVRPAD from the coding sequence GTGGACGGCGACGAGACCGAGGTCGACGAGACCGAGGCCGACGGCGACGACACCGAGGCCACCGGCGGTGGTCGTGAGAAGAAGGCCGTGGGCGAGTCCGACCTGTTCCGGCAGAGCGAGATCGCGGCCGACTACGTCGAAGGGCTGCTCGACATCCTCGACTACGACGGCGACATCGACGAACTGGTCGCCGGTGGCCGTCCGGTGGTCGAGGTCGTCGGCGCCCGACTGCAGAACCTGGTCGGCCAGCGCGGTGCCACCCTGGAGGCGCTCCAGGAGCTGACCCGGCTCGCCATCTTCCGGCAGACCGGTACGCCGAGCCGCCTGCTGCTCGACGTCGGCGGCTACCGGGCGAACCGCCGCAAGGAACTCGCTGCCGTCGCGAAGAACGCGGTCGAGAAGGTCAAGGAGTACGGCGAGCCGGTGCGCCTGGAGGCGATGTCCGCGTTCGAGCGCAAGTGCGTTCACGACGTCGTCAACGCCATGGCCGGCGTGGAGAGCGAGTCGGAGGGCGTCGAGCCCAACCGGCGCATCGTCGTGCGGCCGGCGGACTGA
- the yidC gene encoding membrane protein insertase YidC codes for MSLDWIYYAISWILLTWHSAWDAIGVPVDAVIGTNFAWILAIVFLVVSVRVILFPVFVKQIKSQRAMQALQPKVKELQEKHKGDRETLQKEMMELYRKEKANPLMGCLPMFLQIPVFLGLFHVLRRLDPFKPEDKKTIYGWTVDQFNSASNAKLFTAPLSGKFGSTAEDLARLGANGTTVKIIAGVLVLVMIATTYLTSRQMILKTGWAEDPQQRMIQRLMLYGIPASLLISGSIFPIGVIIYWVTNNLFTLAQQQWVLRKFPPPVTAKKVTAPAATRSPVQPAKSGGLFGRGKAAPAAPVKATAPKVAGPKPGAKPANPKKSRPAKRQG; via the coding sequence TTGAGTCTCGACTGGATCTACTACGCGATTTCGTGGATCCTGCTGACCTGGCACTCCGCCTGGGACGCCATCGGGGTGCCCGTCGACGCGGTGATCGGCACCAACTTCGCCTGGATCCTGGCCATCGTCTTCCTGGTGGTCTCCGTCCGGGTGATCCTGTTCCCGGTCTTCGTCAAGCAGATCAAGTCCCAGCGGGCGATGCAGGCACTGCAGCCCAAGGTCAAGGAGCTGCAGGAGAAGCACAAGGGTGACCGGGAGACGCTCCAGAAGGAAATGATGGAGCTCTACCGGAAGGAAAAGGCCAACCCGCTCATGGGCTGCCTTCCGATGTTCCTCCAGATCCCCGTCTTCCTCGGCCTCTTCCACGTGCTGCGGCGCCTCGACCCGTTCAAGCCGGAAGACAAGAAGACGATCTACGGCTGGACCGTCGACCAGTTCAACAGCGCCTCGAACGCCAAGCTCTTCACCGCCCCGCTCTCCGGCAAGTTCGGATCCACCGCGGAGGATCTGGCCCGCCTCGGCGCCAACGGCACCACGGTCAAGATCATCGCTGGTGTCCTGGTCCTGGTGATGATCGCGACCACCTACCTGACCAGCCGTCAGATGATCCTCAAGACCGGCTGGGCGGAGGACCCGCAGCAGCGGATGATCCAGCGGCTGATGCTCTACGGCATCCCCGCGTCGCTTTTGATCTCCGGCTCGATCTTCCCGATCGGTGTGATCATCTACTGGGTCACGAACAACCTCTTCACCCTCGCCCAGCAGCAGTGGGTGCTGCGGAAGTTCCCGCCGCCGGTGACCGCCAAGAAGGTCACCGCCCCCGCGGCCACCCGCAGCCCGGTGCAGCCCGCCAAGTCGGGCGGCCTGTTCGGGCGCGGCAAGGCCGCCCCCGCGGCCCCGGTCAAGGCGACCGCGCCGAAGGTGGCGGGCCCGAAGCCGGGCGCCAAGCCGGCCAACCCGAAGAAGAGCCGCCCGGCCAAGCGGCAGGGCTGA
- the yidD gene encoding membrane protein insertion efficiency factor YidD — protein sequence MSTDPTATRPTSTGARVLIAPIIAYRRWISPALPARCRFYPSCSAYAQEAVARHGALRGAALAVRRLLRCHPFHPGGHDPVPEPGGRRRADVTGAPN from the coding sequence GTGAGCACCGACCCGACCGCCACGCGCCCGACGTCAACGGGTGCCAGGGTGCTGATCGCGCCCATCATCGCGTACCGTCGGTGGATAAGTCCGGCACTGCCGGCTCGCTGTCGGTTCTACCCGTCGTGCAGTGCGTACGCCCAGGAGGCGGTGGCCCGGCACGGCGCGCTCCGGGGAGCCGCGCTTGCGGTCCGGCGGTTGTTGCGCTGCCACCCCTTCCACCCTGGTGGACATGACCCGGTGCCGGAGCCGGGCGGTCGCCGCCGTGCCGATGTGACTGGAGCACCGAATTGA
- the rnpA gene encoding ribonuclease P protein component, whose amino-acid sequence MLAAAQRLRRSTDFAAAVRGGRRVGRGAIVVHLTVPSTTGASTTTSPEPARDTVAEQPSAPARAGFVVSKAVGNAVVRNRVRRRLRALVRERLDALPVGSTLVVRALPAAAEASYPRLATDLDSAIAVARAPRERRSR is encoded by the coding sequence GTGCTGGCCGCCGCACAGCGACTGCGGCGTAGCACTGACTTCGCCGCAGCGGTTCGCGGTGGCCGACGCGTCGGCCGAGGCGCGATCGTGGTCCACCTGACCGTGCCGTCGACCACCGGAGCCAGCACAACGACCTCGCCGGAGCCGGCGCGGGACACCGTTGCGGAGCAGCCCTCCGCCCCGGCCCGCGCCGGCTTCGTCGTATCCAAGGCCGTCGGCAACGCGGTGGTCCGCAACCGGGTCCGGCGTCGACTGCGGGCGTTGGTCCGGGAACGGCTGGACGCGCTGCCCGTCGGCAGCACCCTTGTCGTCCGGGCGCTGCCCGCCGCGGCCGAGGCGTCGTACCCTCGGCTCGCCACGGACCTGGACTCCGCCATCGCGGTTGCCCGGGCACCCCGGGAGAGGCGGTCCCGGTGA
- the rpmH gene encoding 50S ribosomal protein L34: MSKRTYQPNNRRRAKTHGFRLRMRTRAGRAILSSRRAKGRTTLSA; encoded by the coding sequence GTGAGCAAGCGCACCTACCAGCCGAACAACCGCCGGCGCGCGAAGACCCACGGCTTCCGGCTGCGCATGCGCACCCGTGCCGGCCGTGCCATCCTCTCGAGCCGCCGCGCCAAGGGTCGCACCACCCTGTCGGCCTGA